The genomic window CGTGATGGTTGCCATCAGGGCCTACCCGTGGTTAACTCCGCATCGTGCAGTGATCCACCGTCCCTCCGGTGGCACGGTCCGCTGCCCGTGGCGTGAGTCGACCGCCATGCAGGTGACAGCGGGGTTGTAGCACGCGGTGATCGTGTTGACCCGTACGGTCTTTGGTGAGACGCTGGAAGCCCGCGCACGCGACCGTGATTTCGGGCAGGGTCATGCCCTGTGGCCGTACATCCACAGTGTCTGACCTGTGTTGCCAGCTCGGCTGCCCTGGATTCGCCAGCGCGCGCGTCACCCCTTCCCCTCGACCTGTACCGTACCGGTTCGGTCACTCAGCGTGGAGGACCATACATCATGGCAAAGGCGCTTCTCGGGTACGTCGGCGGCCCCGACCCGCGAATGCTGTCCGAGATGCGGCGGCTTCAGCAGCGCGTCCAGGACCTGGAAGCCGAACTCGTTCGGATGCAGGCCGAGAACGACGCGCTGGTCGCGGTCGCTGACGAGCACTCCCTGCTCGACAGCATCGACCTGGGACAGCGGGAGCCCGCACTCACCTGAAAGCAACACCGACTCGACCGGATGGAGACCGGGCGGGTCAGCCGTACGTGGATGTGTTTCGCTCCGCGTCGGGGTCGTGCGTGATCCCGGACGGAACGCGATCATCAGGGACGCCCTCACCGGCGTCCCTTCGTCGTCTCTCCCCTTGCCTGTGGCCCCCACCTGCCGCCCCTCGCCTGCTACCGGGGCCCTGACCTTCATTTTGTCTGAGGCTGCCCACGGCCAGCCCTCCCGAAACCGCCGCGCCGGGCGGATACAGTCGGGGCGCGGGAAGCCCGTGGGACCTCTCGCGGGACACGGGAAGCGGTAGGGAGAGCAGCGCGTGCACCTCAAGAGTCTGACGCTGCGCGGCTTCAAGTCCTTCGCCTCGGCCACCACGCTGCGCTTCGAGCCGGGCATCACCTGCGTGGTCGGCCCGAACGGCTCCGGCAAGTCCAACGTGGTCGACGCGCTCTCCTGGGTGATGGGCGAGCAGGGCGCCAAGTCGCTGCGCGGCGGCAAGATGGAGGACGTCATCTTCGCCGGCACCAGCGGGCGTGCCGCGCTCGGCCGCGCCGAGGTCAGCCTCACCATCGACAACACCGACGGCGCGCTGCCGATCGACTACGCCGAGGTGACCATCACCCGCACGATGTTCCGCAACGGCGGCAGCGAGTACGCGCTGAACGGCGACGCCTGCCGGCTGCTGGACATCCAGGAGTTGCTCTCCGACTCCGGGATCGGCCGCGAGATGCACGTGATCGTGGGCCAGGGCCGGCTCGACTCCGTGCTGCAGGCCGACCCGATGGGCCGCCGCGCCTTCATCGAGGAGGCCGCCGGAGTGCTCAAGCACCGCAAGCGCAAGGAGAAGGCGCTGCGGAAGCTGGACGCGATGGCGGCCAACCTCAACCGGGTGCAGGACCTGGTCGCCGAACTGCGCCGCCAGCTCGGCCCGCTCGGCCGGCAGGCCAGGATCGCCCGCCGGGCGGCCGGCATCCAGGCCGAGCTGCGCGACGCCCGGCTGCGGCTGCTCGCCGACGACCTGCTGACGCTGCGTCAGGCCATACAGGCCGAGGTGGCCGACGAACTCGCCCTGCGGCTGCGGCAGTCCACGGTCGAGCAGGAACTGCAGCGCACCCGGCAGCGCGAGGCGGTGCTGGAGGCCCAGGTCGAGCAGCTCGGGCCGCGCCTGGAGGCCGGCCGGCAGGCCTGGTACCGGCTCTCCGCCCTGGTCGAGCGGACCCGCGGCACGATCACCCTGGCCGAGGCCAGGGTCCGGCACGCCGAGACCGAGCGGCAGGGCGAGGAGCGGCGTGGCCGCGACCCGGAGGAGCTGGCCGCGGAGGCCGCGCGGGTGCGCACCGAGGAGGCCGCGCTGACCGAGGCGCTGGAGGCGGCTGCCGATGCGCTCGCCGAGGCGGTGGAGGCCCGCGCCGGTGCCGAGCGTGCGCTCGGCACCGAGGAGCAGCGGCTCAGGGCGGCCGCCCGGGCGGTGGCCGACCGCCGCGAGGGTCTGGCCCGGCTGCAGGGCCAGGCCGCCGCGGCGGCCAGCCGGGCGGCGGGCGCACAGGCCGAGATCGACCGGCTGGCGGCCGCCAGGGACGAGGCCGCGGTGCGGGCCGAGGCTGCGCAGGCCGAGTTCGAGCTGCTCCGGGAGCAGGTGGCCGGACTGGAGACCGGCGACGAACAGCTCGCGGACACGCACGAGCAGGCGCGCGAGCAACTGGCCGGCGCCGAGCAGGCGCTGAGCGCCGCCCGGGAGGCGCAGAGCGCGGCCGAGCGGGAACGCGCCGCGCTCAACGCGCGTCATGAGGCGCTCTCGCTCGGCCTGCGCCGCAAGGACGGCACCGGCGCGCTGCTGGGCGCCGCCGAGCGCCTGGCCGGCGTGCTCGGCCCGGCGGCCGAACTGCTCACCGTGGCCCACGGCCACGAGGTGGCCGTGGCCGCGGCGCTGGGGGCGGTGGCCGACGCCGTCGCGGTGGCCGACCTCGACACGGCCGTCGGCGCGCTGCGCCTGCTGCGCGAGGCGGACGCCGGGCGGGCGGCGCTGCTGATCGCCGGCACCCAGCCGGCCGACCTTGCGCTCACCGGCCTGGCGCGCACCGACCAGGAACCGAGCGGCCCGGAACCGGGCGGTGTGGAACTGCCCGACCTGGCGCCGTTCGGCGCCCGCTGGGCCGCCGAGCTGGTGGACGGCCCCGCCGGCCTGCTGCCCGCCGTGCGCGCGCTGCTGCACCGCACCGCCGTGGTCGCCGACCTGGCCGCCGCCCGGCGCCTGCTCGCCACCCACCCGCGGCTGACCGTCGTCACCGCCGAGGGCGATCTGCTCGCCGCCGCGCTCGCCCAGGGCGGCTCGGCAGGCCCGCCCAGCCAGCTGGAGACCCAGGCCGCCGTCGACGCGGCGGCCCGCGCGATCGAGGAGCTGACCGGGCGCTGCGCCGAGCTGGCCGAGCGGCTGGCGCAGGCCAAGGAGCACCGCAGCGAGCTGGCCGCGGCGGTCGAGCAGCTGGCCACCGACCGCCGCCGGGCCGAGAAGCAGCGGGCCGAGGTGGCCGGCTCGCTGGGCCGGCTCGGCGGGCAGGCCAGGGCCGCCGCCGGTGAGGCCGAGCGCACCACGGCGGCCGTCGAGCGGGCCGAGCAGGGCCTGGCCGCGGCGGCCGACGCCGCCGAGGAGCTGGCCGCCAGGCTCGCAGCGGCCGAGGAACTGGCGGACGAGGAGAGCGAAGAGCCCGACTCGGCCGAGCGCGACCGGCTGGCCGAGCTGGGCACCGCGGCCCGGCAGGCCGAGCTGGAGGCCCGGCTGGCGGTGCGCACCCATGAGGAACGCGTCCGCTCGCTGGCCGGTCGGGCCGAGAGCCTGGACCGCGCGGCCCGCGCCGAGCGCGAGGCGCGGGCCCGCGCCGCCGAGCGCCGCAAGCGCGCCGAGCGGCACGCCCGGGTGGCCGGTGCGGTGGCCGCCGGCGCCCGCGCGCTGCTCACCTGCCTGGAGGTCTCGCTGGGCCGGGCCGAGGCCGAGCGCACCGCCGTCGAGCAGGCCAGGGCGGAGCGCGAGACGGTGCTGCGCCAGATCCGCGAGCGCGGCCGGGAGTTGAAGGACGAGCTGGACAAGCTGGTCGACGCCGGTCACCGCGACGAGGTGCTGCG from Kitasatospora sp. NBC_01250 includes these protein-coding regions:
- the smc gene encoding chromosome segregation protein SMC; the protein is MHLKSLTLRGFKSFASATTLRFEPGITCVVGPNGSGKSNVVDALSWVMGEQGAKSLRGGKMEDVIFAGTSGRAALGRAEVSLTIDNTDGALPIDYAEVTITRTMFRNGGSEYALNGDACRLLDIQELLSDSGIGREMHVIVGQGRLDSVLQADPMGRRAFIEEAAGVLKHRKRKEKALRKLDAMAANLNRVQDLVAELRRQLGPLGRQARIARRAAGIQAELRDARLRLLADDLLTLRQAIQAEVADELALRLRQSTVEQELQRTRQREAVLEAQVEQLGPRLEAGRQAWYRLSALVERTRGTITLAEARVRHAETERQGEERRGRDPEELAAEAARVRTEEAALTEALEAAADALAEAVEARAGAERALGTEEQRLRAAARAVADRREGLARLQGQAAAAASRAAGAQAEIDRLAAARDEAAVRAEAAQAEFELLREQVAGLETGDEQLADTHEQAREQLAGAEQALSAAREAQSAAERERAALNARHEALSLGLRRKDGTGALLGAAERLAGVLGPAAELLTVAHGHEVAVAAALGAVADAVAVADLDTAVGALRLLREADAGRAALLIAGTQPADLALTGLARTDQEPSGPEPGGVELPDLAPFGARWAAELVDGPAGLLPAVRALLHRTAVVADLAAARRLLATHPRLTVVTAEGDLLAAALAQGGSAGPPSQLETQAAVDAAARAIEELTGRCAELAERLAQAKEHRSELAAAVEQLATDRRRAEKQRAEVAGSLGRLGGQARAAAGEAERTTAAVERAEQGLAAAADAAEELAARLAAAEELADEESEEPDSAERDRLAELGTAARQAELEARLAVRTHEERVRSLAGRAESLDRAARAEREARARAAERRKRAERHARVAGAVAAGARALLTCLEVSLGRAEAERTAVEQARAERETVLRQIRERGRELKDELDKLVDAGHRDEVLRAEKRLRIEQLETRALEEFGIEGEELLSGYGPDQPVPPPLDEAADKEPDKDPDKEPAGGPGKESAKEPGKQPGKDGRPSGESRPYVRAEQEKRLRAAEKAFQQLGRVNPLALEEFAALEERHQFLGEQLEDLKKSRRDLLEIVRDVDQRVEELFTAAYRDTAAQFEGVFARLFPGGEGRLVLTEPDSMLTTGVEVEARPPGKKVKRLSLLSGGERSLTAVALLVAIFKARPSPFYVMDEVEAALDETNLRRLIGIMEELRDSSQLIVITHQKLTMECADALYGVTMKGDGISQVISQRLREKDRERRRPPALPHQQDAALAGGAAPRPAD